A genomic region of Leptospira mtsangambouensis contains the following coding sequences:
- a CDS encoding LA_3751/LA_3752 family putative glycosyltransferase — protein sequence MKLVVRFIDKLELLFIEKNYLVLLLVLLVGFVFFKRIGWDMGVSPLIQSDSQIKLYQTVEYKAKGINFHHCYGSNSEFDLENRFYPFRYPWAFFNVNQTGNSCVFQYPTLFAQFFSLMPIPYRMFNTIIFFLNLFLSGLVCYFLYSIFGIQKNGVLFLAAILFFVGYGISSALEFSESVPSQILLLSFFYAVFRIETEKSLSSGLLFLLGICGGVSIFLRSESLFYLGGLGLMVLYRNRRSLFSLWKQYLPLVIGFILAVAILIFYNYVEFQEILGVRSKVSFNDFSRLALEDRIHLVSEFFLGNQNRIGFLYYCFPILIITIYAIFKLPLTTLQNNFIVVIFISFFSVVLLSPYSSGGLYSGMRFTEFTYLLFSIFLISLFSLNLKQNEFRIVFCLILLQVGLGFFHVRKNVKTLDYVKKYHDLFQGKLELYPKAPVVHLSTFDLLLVSDSFLKKPHWIANKQSEFDVLESKFIKNGIENFQVFVYDFKPPKDDNVTSEFYNEWVDTKYEIESKYFQKVSDEEIAGFRLMLWEKK from the coding sequence ATGAAATTAGTAGTTAGGTTCATAGATAAACTTGAACTCCTTTTCATCGAAAAGAACTACCTTGTTTTACTTTTGGTCCTACTTGTCGGTTTTGTATTTTTTAAAAGAATTGGATGGGATATGGGAGTAAGTCCCTTAATACAATCAGATTCACAAATCAAACTATACCAGACAGTTGAATATAAGGCGAAAGGAATTAATTTTCATCATTGTTATGGTTCGAATAGCGAGTTCGATTTGGAAAATCGGTTTTATCCATTTCGGTATCCTTGGGCTTTTTTTAATGTAAATCAAACTGGAAATAGTTGTGTTTTTCAATATCCAACTTTATTTGCTCAGTTTTTTTCTTTAATGCCAATTCCATATCGTATGTTTAATACGATCATATTCTTTTTGAATTTATTTCTAAGTGGCCTTGTTTGTTATTTTTTATATTCAATTTTTGGAATTCAAAAAAATGGCGTTTTGTTTTTGGCAGCAATCTTATTTTTCGTTGGGTATGGTATATCAAGTGCCCTAGAATTTTCTGAAAGTGTTCCTTCGCAAATTCTACTTCTTTCATTTTTCTATGCAGTATTTCGCATTGAAACTGAAAAAAGCTTATCTTCCGGTTTACTTTTCTTATTAGGGATTTGCGGTGGTGTTTCCATTTTTTTAAGATCGGAATCTCTTTTTTATTTGGGTGGATTGGGTTTGATGGTTCTCTATAGGAATCGTAGAAGTCTATTCTCTTTATGGAAACAGTATCTACCTTTGGTAATCGGATTTATTCTAGCCGTCGCTATATTGATTTTTTATAATTATGTTGAATTTCAAGAAATTTTGGGAGTTCGAAGTAAAGTAAGTTTCAATGATTTTTCAAGACTGGCGCTTGAGGATCGGATCCACTTAGTCTCTGAGTTTTTTTTAGGAAATCAAAATCGAATTGGTTTTCTTTATTATTGTTTCCCAATTTTAATCATTACCATCTACGCCATATTCAAATTACCATTAACGACACTACAAAATAACTTCATTGTTGTTATTTTCATTTCTTTTTTTAGTGTTGTGTTACTTAGCCCTTACTCATCAGGCGGATTGTATTCAGGAATGAGATTTACTGAATTCACATATTTGTTGTTTTCGATCTTTTTAATCTCACTCTTTTCGTTAAACTTAAAACAGAATGAATTTCGGATTGTATTCTGTTTGATTCTATTGCAAGTAGGGCTTGGTTTTTTTCATGTCAGAAAAAACGTAAAAACTTTGGATTATGTAAAAAAGTATCATGATTTGTTCCAGGGAAAATTGGAACTGTATCCTAAAGCGCCAGTGGTTCATTTGAGCACGTTTGATCTTTTGTTAGTGTCAGATTCTTTTTTGAAAAAACCTCACTGGATTGCAAATAAACAATCTGAGTTTGATGTTTTAGAATCCAAGTTTATTAAAAATGGCATCGAAAATTTCCAGGTTTTCGTTTATGATTTTAAGCCGCCCAAAGATGATAATGTAACTAGCGAATTTTATAATGAATGGGTAGATACTAAATACGAAATTGAATCAAAGTATTTCCAAAAAGTTTCTGATGAAGAAATAGCTGGATTTCGGTTAATGTTGTGGGAGAAAAAGTGA
- a CDS encoding glycosyltransferase family 39 protein → MNQLRSKLYEVRFEIGMVLSLVLGVFLRFYKLDRQSLWGDELYSVYASSLTNWTDFWSYLSVDPHPPLFQILLSFWIQLLPEFTEFSVKLFPVLISVVHLICLWFLTKSWEKPKRFLFLFLISLSPGAIYYAQEIRSYSLLLCLSSFIVVLFVDLDLERGKKIRWVSLVLLSIFISYVHLFGFIFVGSLYFIFWVQFVLKHYPQAKSVFILGLITFLAFLPFVYVLMDGSKIATASWIDPPGLVLYLAYYSLFFYTSKKFFFLTVFVPILVLLYLIFKNNSRNSNADSKLRHSAPTTFLIVALFIIISTSLFSLLKPIVTNRNWIVTLPLIYYFVADRLQNSLGKRYVLPALILLTLFSLIDFKKNFYLVFKEDWRGTAHFVADHCNPPLVFVDSYPEFLTLYLKWEGHSEFSPKLTAKDFRMDQSKVCVVRRFVENNGIGFPESPKNKKIGQSLFYGFTVEEYQLSK, encoded by the coding sequence GTGAATCAACTAAGAAGTAAGTTATACGAAGTTCGATTTGAAATTGGGATGGTTTTATCCCTTGTATTGGGAGTATTCCTGCGTTTTTATAAATTAGATCGACAAAGTTTGTGGGGTGATGAGCTTTATTCGGTTTATGCTTCTTCGTTAACCAATTGGACAGATTTTTGGTCTTATCTTTCTGTAGACCCCCATCCACCTTTATTTCAAATACTACTTTCTTTTTGGATCCAACTTTTGCCCGAGTTTACTGAGTTTTCAGTGAAGTTGTTTCCAGTATTGATCTCAGTGGTTCATTTGATTTGTCTTTGGTTCCTTACTAAATCTTGGGAAAAACCAAAACGATTTTTGTTTTTATTTTTAATATCGCTTTCGCCTGGTGCTATCTATTATGCGCAAGAGATCCGTTCTTATTCTTTATTGTTATGTTTGTCTTCGTTCATTGTAGTATTGTTTGTCGATCTTGATTTGGAGAGAGGAAAAAAAATACGATGGGTTTCATTGGTTCTTTTGTCCATATTCATTTCTTACGTTCATTTATTTGGATTTATTTTCGTTGGTAGTTTGTATTTTATATTTTGGGTTCAATTTGTATTAAAACATTACCCACAAGCTAAATCTGTTTTTATTCTTGGTCTTATCACATTTTTAGCATTTCTTCCTTTTGTATACGTTCTTATGGATGGATCAAAGATTGCGACTGCGAGTTGGATTGATCCACCTGGTCTCGTTTTGTATCTAGCTTATTATTCCTTGTTCTTTTATACATCGAAGAAATTCTTTTTTCTAACTGTCTTTGTCCCCATCCTTGTTCTGCTCTATTTGATTTTCAAAAATAACTCACGAAATTCAAACGCTGATTCGAAGCTAAGGCATTCTGCCCCTACAACATTCTTAATTGTTGCACTTTTTATCATTATCTCCACGAGTTTGTTCTCATTACTCAAACCGATTGTAACAAATCGCAATTGGATTGTCACTTTACCTCTTATTTATTATTTCGTAGCAGATCGTTTGCAGAATTCCTTAGGGAAACGATATGTTTTGCCTGCTCTTATTTTACTCACTTTGTTTTCGTTAATTGATTTTAAGAAAAACTTTTATTTAGTTTTTAAAGAAGATTGGAGAGGAACGGCTCATTTTGTAGCAGACCATTGTAATCCACCTCTTGTATTCGTTGATTCCTATCCAGAATTTCTGACATTGTATTTAAAATGGGAAGGACATTCTGAGTTTTCTCCCAAATTGACTGCAAAAGATTTCAGGATGGATCAATCAAAGGTTTGTGTCGTAAGGCGATTTGTGGAAAATAACGGAATTGGTTTTCCGGAAAGTCCCAAAAATAAAAAAATAGGACAGTCTTTGTTCTATGGATTTACGGTAGAGGAGTATCAACTCTCGAAATAG
- a CDS encoding glycosyltransferase family 2 protein encodes MKYYLEKRKNPNLLSIVIPCYNEESALPFLKERLNQLLKLLPVKTEIIFVNDGSTDDSIFQLVSWSEVDSRIQVISLSRNFGHQIAVTAGMDYAKGDAVVIMDADLQDPPEVILEMLSKYREGYDVVYGQRLARSGESFFKKTTAWAFYRIMKILVHKDLPLDSGDFRLISRRCLDALNGLRENHRFLRGMNAWIGFPQAPVYYNRDPRVAGETKYPLRKMLKLAMNAAVSFSPLPLRFSLGLGIIVAMIGFAVGIYALYRAFQHFILQMPIVYNPGWATIVTLICLIGGSILISIGILGEYIARIFEESKGRPLYVVEFVKNGSLKKNK; translated from the coding sequence ATGAAATATTATTTAGAAAAAAGAAAAAATCCAAATTTGTTATCGATTGTAATTCCTTGTTATAACGAAGAATCTGCTCTCCCATTTCTAAAAGAAAGATTAAATCAGCTTCTGAAACTACTTCCTGTAAAAACGGAAATTATTTTTGTCAATGATGGTAGTACGGATGATTCTATATTCCAATTAGTGTCTTGGTCTGAAGTAGATTCTCGGATCCAGGTGATTAGTCTTTCTCGTAATTTTGGACATCAAATTGCCGTGACTGCGGGAATGGATTATGCTAAAGGTGATGCTGTTGTTATTATGGATGCGGACTTACAAGATCCGCCTGAGGTAATTTTGGAGATGCTTTCCAAGTATCGCGAAGGTTACGATGTGGTTTATGGACAAAGATTAGCTCGTTCTGGTGAATCCTTTTTTAAGAAGACAACAGCATGGGCATTTTATCGCATCATGAAGATTTTAGTACATAAGGATCTTCCTTTGGATTCAGGAGATTTTAGGTTAATTTCTCGCAGATGTTTGGATGCTTTGAATGGATTACGTGAAAACCATCGTTTCCTAAGAGGGATGAACGCTTGGATCGGTTTTCCCCAAGCTCCAGTGTATTATAATCGTGATCCACGTGTAGCGGGAGAAACAAAATATCCGTTGCGAAAGATGTTAAAACTAGCAATGAATGCAGCCGTGTCCTTTTCTCCATTACCCTTACGTTTTAGTTTAGGTCTTGGGATCATTGTTGCGATGATCGGTTTTGCAGTAGGGATTTATGCTTTGTACCGTGCTTTCCAACATTTTATTTTGCAAATGCCAATTGTTTACAATCCTGGTTGGGCAACAATTGTAACACTTATCTGTTTGATCGGGGGCTCAATTCTTATCTCCATAGGGATTTTAGGTGAGTACATTGCGCGTATATTTGAAGAATCAAAGGGAAGGCCATTGTATGTGGTAGAATTTGTGAAGAATGGTAGTTTAAAAAAGAATAAATAA
- a CDS encoding LA_3751/LA_3752 family putative glycosyltransferase: protein MKKGKIKNWILGTLFVLAVFYSIEYTQPRYSLFQDSHDKAVQTFSIWKNHFLSDNLYYPAKVIDPDLEFFHLQKNLYLQYNDKLVSAFPLQFAFIMAPFLSFLPINFLPYTSFVFLSLGFVILIRKYNFSLFLLTLTYFTTFLWPLSWEYSELPAIFVFSVFGLSPFLRKKHSYLQHGLAGLATAWVVIVRLDTVPFLGLFFVTYSFLHLKTNGFKGIRTYFQIYFVFFITLILSLLIQTGLNQWLYGHILGTRFLANSNGFSVGFTERIQWFQSLLFYSNLKIGFFGYLPFAIILFIFYGYKWNQISDSKKSLLIAMVGTLLIIPWIAPNDGFNNWGPRFYTILIFPYLFLLKPLVKFYYHKRKKLFFLLFLCFGLFSFSMGIVGAKIQKTKTNLVKNFSPILTETKPDILVFQDYLNFYTGGNYYFNHTVVVSYSSSSNRNLLQNAAEKFPNQKIAFVTWNPELFSKEIQDAVNENKRKSGYPISEWDTNQLENQMRLKTSHFEILNRQNYRIWIGTLR, encoded by the coding sequence ATGAAAAAAGGCAAAATTAAGAACTGGATCCTCGGGACTTTGTTTGTTTTGGCTGTTTTTTATTCGATTGAATACACCCAACCACGGTATTCCCTTTTTCAAGACAGTCATGACAAAGCTGTTCAAACATTTTCCATTTGGAAAAATCATTTTTTATCGGACAATTTGTATTATCCAGCGAAGGTAATTGACCCAGATTTAGAATTCTTTCACCTTCAAAAAAATCTATACCTTCAATATAATGATAAATTAGTAAGTGCCTTCCCTTTGCAGTTTGCCTTTATCATGGCACCCTTCCTCTCTTTTTTGCCCATTAATTTTCTGCCGTACACTTCGTTCGTATTTTTATCACTTGGATTTGTCATCCTAATCAGAAAATATAACTTTTCCTTATTTTTACTTACCTTAACCTATTTTACAACTTTTCTTTGGCCATTAAGTTGGGAATATTCCGAACTGCCCGCCATCTTTGTTTTCTCAGTTTTTGGACTCAGCCCTTTTTTGCGTAAAAAACATTCCTATCTCCAACATGGTTTGGCTGGACTAGCCACTGCATGGGTGGTCATCGTTCGTTTGGACACAGTTCCATTTTTGGGATTATTTTTTGTTACCTATAGTTTTTTGCATTTGAAAACAAATGGATTCAAAGGAATTAGAACCTACTTTCAAATCTATTTTGTATTTTTTATTACACTGATTCTTTCACTTTTGATCCAAACGGGACTCAACCAATGGCTTTATGGACATATTCTAGGAACTCGTTTCCTCGCCAATAGCAATGGGTTTTCCGTTGGCTTCACAGAAAGAATCCAATGGTTCCAAAGTTTGTTATTCTATTCCAATTTGAAAATTGGCTTTTTTGGATACCTACCCTTTGCAATCATCCTTTTTATTTTTTATGGATACAAATGGAATCAGATCTCTGATTCAAAAAAATCTCTATTGATTGCAATGGTTGGAACCCTACTCATTATTCCTTGGATTGCTCCAAATGACGGGTTTAATAATTGGGGACCCAGATTTTATACAATATTAATTTTTCCTTATCTATTTTTGTTAAAACCACTTGTAAAATTTTATTATCATAAAAGGAAAAAACTATTTTTTTTATTATTTCTCTGTTTCGGCCTTTTTTCTTTTTCAATGGGCATTGTTGGAGCTAAAATTCAAAAAACGAAGACAAACTTAGTCAAAAATTTTTCACCAATTCTTACGGAAACAAAACCTGACATACTTGTCTTCCAAGATTACCTAAATTTTTATACTGGTGGAAATTATTATTTCAACCACACTGTCGTTGTATCCTATTCGAGTAGTTCCAATAGAAATTTACTACAGAATGCAGCGGAAAAATTTCCAAATCAAAAGATTGCATTTGTTACATGGAACCCAGAGCTTTTTTCAAAGGAGATTCAAGATGCTGTTAATGAAAACAAAAGAAAGTCAGGTTATCCGATTTCTGAATGGGACACAAACCAATTAGAGAATCAAATGCGTTTGAAAACCAGTCATTTTGAAATTCTTAACCGGCAAAATTATCGCATTTGGATTGGTACACTTCGCTGA
- a CDS encoding LA_3751/LA_3752 family putative glycosyltransferase produces the protein MSDFHFLLSLSDKQMQKGRKVVISEKTNQQTLVYLFLFGFLFLGLQFLLSVKTSFISDSLTKAAQIESAKEWNDSILYPAENLDPDKKMHPILFVIANQGKLKSVFSEVFARIYSVLFYFIPIQWIMFTNGIFLVLASYLLYRIGKIPVPVSLLIFIASVVFSQVLDISEVPFSIFWISLSYSLWSRGLEQKSPVLISIAIFLMVLGSFLRLEILILSCLIYGLSFLFLYFQKRFFEILFITIAFIIPVLLFFLWNQYEYGHFLGIRYHFNYSITESQSIGSRLYQLQKILFTSFTEPGLKIGFFLYSPYFLYVLYIFRKQFKTKNFQEPNLFHLMILIIYPILVGLSAPNDGITITSRYTLFAIFPGIFLIANQWQNVKTNKLFLFLVICSILINVLLLKVSKESFKMIRKTNSIYSSLKSDLWIFYDRNISGTAGLSLLSQPSISFQDFENKELRTSLFSRIRNEKINQIYIFDFSKTTPNAFMHLKRGVELNSDEFVKVLHEEGFQCKTYEEKSWIGYRLCLN, from the coding sequence TTGTCTGACTTCCATTTTTTGCTTTCATTGTCTGACAAACAAATGCAAAAAGGAAGAAAAGTAGTGATTAGCGAAAAAACCAATCAACAGACATTAGTTTATCTTTTTCTTTTTGGATTTCTCTTTTTAGGACTTCAATTTCTTTTATCAGTAAAAACAAGTTTCATCTCCGATTCCCTAACAAAAGCGGCACAAATTGAATCTGCAAAAGAATGGAATGATTCCATTCTTTATCCGGCAGAAAATTTGGATCCAGACAAAAAAATGCACCCGATACTTTTTGTAATCGCAAACCAAGGAAAACTGAAATCGGTTTTTTCTGAAGTATTTGCCAGGATCTACTCTGTTCTTTTTTATTTTATCCCTATACAATGGATCATGTTTACCAATGGGATTTTTTTGGTTCTTGCTTCTTATTTACTTTATCGAATTGGAAAAATCCCCGTTCCTGTTTCCTTACTGATTTTTATAGCCTCTGTTGTATTTTCTCAAGTCCTTGATATTTCAGAAGTTCCTTTTTCCATTTTCTGGATTTCTCTTTCTTATTCTTTATGGTCCCGTGGACTCGAACAAAAAAGCCCAGTCCTAATCTCTATTGCCATTTTTCTAATGGTTTTAGGAAGTTTCTTAAGGTTAGAAATTCTCATTCTTTCCTGCTTAATTTATGGATTGTCTTTTTTATTTTTATACTTCCAAAAAAGATTTTTTGAAATCCTCTTCATCACAATTGCTTTTATCATTCCCGTTCTTCTGTTCTTTCTCTGGAATCAATACGAATATGGACATTTTTTAGGGATCAGATACCATTTTAATTATTCAATCACAGAAAGCCAATCCATTGGTTCTCGCCTTTACCAATTGCAAAAAATTCTTTTTACCTCTTTCACGGAACCAGGGTTAAAGATAGGTTTTTTCCTTTATTCTCCTTATTTCCTATACGTTCTATATATATTTCGAAAGCAGTTTAAAACGAAAAACTTCCAAGAACCTAATCTCTTTCATCTTATGATTCTCATCATATATCCTATCTTAGTTGGACTCAGCGCACCCAATGATGGTATTACCATCACAAGCAGATACACTTTGTTCGCAATCTTTCCCGGGATCTTTTTGATTGCCAATCAATGGCAAAATGTAAAAACAAATAAACTCTTTCTTTTTTTAGTTATTTGTTCCATTCTAATCAATGTTTTACTATTAAAAGTATCCAAAGAAAGCTTCAAAATGATTCGCAAAACGAATTCTATTTATTCATCTCTAAAGTCTGATTTATGGATTTTTTATGATCGAAACATAAGCGGAACGGCAGGATTGTCATTATTATCACAGCCAAGTATTTCGTTTCAAGATTTCGAAAACAAAGAACTTCGTACTTCACTTTTTTCTAGAATCCGAAATGAAAAAATAAACCAAATCTACATATTCGATTTCTCAAAAACAACTCCCAATGCTTTTATGCATTTAAAACGAGGAGTAGAGTTAAATTCTGATGAGTTTGTAAAGGTCTTACATGAGGAAGGATTTCAATGCAAAACCTATGAAGAAAAAAGTTGGATTGGATACCGTCTTTGTCTAAATTGA
- a CDS encoding LA_3751/LA_3752 family putative glycosyltransferase — protein sequence MSFPFRISIYILVLIVPLFYRWKWNDNSVFISSDPEIKYYQVIHNVEGGAAEECFFPAKELGFSQSMIPFGYPWAFFLKNGNCVFQYPVLFTWIQKLIVAIVGIKWITYIPILFFFFNFCLLDRILSFFEKRGGILLISVLLIQSMTPVFLSALDYSELTLTNFFFLSAILSFLEFQKEKQFRFGILLAVAIVFNFQLRPESTIALVLFLVLAFGFGNHHWNLTKSLIPYILISVVLQTFFFIWNHNVYGHVLGMRGLNTVNDMESGGLQRHLMSEWFADLWGNDFKIGIFKGYPILFLSGFAIWWDKKSELRPFLFSGLLFVFLLPILSPYRAGVDIFGMRYFESGIYLLMIGCFLSFAKKIKDYRYILLVLPLLYFSYKSDTRATKQWSSSAKLYHQVMEKIDSIHPDLIVQRGLSLSYLVGISYIKYPQVVVYSNEDWNQVESLLGSKKLKVLYLEWEGNQLVNTEFPLQVWKEKFDVNFKLSPKKYQIKSEHSLAHFKGYLLEESK from the coding sequence ATGAGTTTTCCATTTCGGATTTCAATATATATACTAGTTTTAATTGTTCCTCTTTTTTACAGATGGAAGTGGAATGATAACTCAGTATTTATTTCTAGTGATCCGGAGATTAAGTATTACCAAGTAATACATAATGTAGAAGGTGGTGCAGCGGAAGAATGTTTTTTTCCTGCAAAAGAATTAGGGTTCAGCCAATCCATGATTCCTTTTGGATATCCATGGGCATTTTTTTTGAAGAATGGAAATTGTGTCTTCCAGTATCCAGTTTTATTTACTTGGATTCAAAAACTCATTGTTGCAATCGTTGGGATAAAGTGGATCACTTATATTCCAATCTTATTTTTCTTTTTTAATTTTTGTCTCCTGGATCGTATTTTGAGTTTTTTTGAAAAGAGGGGAGGTATACTTCTCATTTCCGTTTTACTCATCCAATCTATGACACCAGTATTTTTGTCTGCTTTGGATTATTCCGAACTTACTCTTACAAATTTCTTTTTTCTTTCGGCGATTCTTTCGTTTCTAGAGTTTCAAAAAGAAAAACAATTTCGTTTTGGAATTCTTTTAGCTGTTGCTATTGTTTTTAACTTTCAGCTAAGACCAGAATCAACCATAGCTTTGGTTTTATTTTTGGTCCTCGCCTTTGGATTTGGTAATCACCATTGGAATTTAACAAAAAGTTTAATTCCTTATATCCTTATCTCTGTTGTATTGCAGACTTTTTTCTTTATCTGGAACCATAATGTTTATGGCCATGTCCTTGGGATGAGAGGTTTGAATACCGTCAACGACATGGAATCCGGCGGACTACAAAGGCATCTTATGAGCGAGTGGTTTGCTGACCTTTGGGGAAACGATTTTAAAATTGGAATTTTTAAAGGGTATCCCATTTTGTTTTTATCTGGTTTTGCCATTTGGTGGGATAAAAAATCAGAACTTCGTCCATTTCTTTTTTCAGGACTTTTATTTGTCTTCTTATTGCCAATTCTTTCTCCATACCGAGCGGGAGTAGATATATTTGGAATGCGTTACTTTGAAAGCGGAATATATCTTTTGATGATAGGTTGTTTTCTTTCTTTTGCCAAAAAAATAAAAGATTACCGATACATTCTTTTGGTTCTGCCTCTTCTCTATTTTTCTTATAAATCGGATACTCGAGCCACTAAACAGTGGTCCTCTTCAGCAAAGTTATACCACCAAGTGATGGAAAAAATTGATTCTATCCATCCTGATCTAATTGTCCAAAGAGGTTTGTCGTTGTCTTATTTAGTTGGTATTAGTTATATCAAATACCCACAAGTTGTAGTATATTCAAATGAAGATTGGAACCAAGTGGAATCATTGCTTGGTTCGAAGAAACTAAAAGTATTATATTTAGAGTGGGAAGGGAATCAGTTAGTCAATACGGAATTTCCATTGCAAGTTTGGAAAGAAAAGTTTGATGTAAATTTCAAATTAAGCCCAAAAAAATATCAAATTAAATCAGAACATTCCTTGGCTCATTTTAAAGGTTATCTTTTGGAAGAATCAAAATGA
- a CDS encoding glycosyltransferase family 2 protein, with amino-acid sequence MKKPSVSFVIPCLNEEKTLPYVLEKLVKVKKDHSKEMEIEILVSDNGSTDRSVTIAKKFGARVAPAKERGYGAALDSGIRNAKGDIIVFADADDTYDFLESPALIRKLVEGNFDMVIGSRLDGEIHKGAMPFLHRYLGTPVINWIINLLYSKKFKIRDSNSGFRCFRKDKYLSWDIKSKGMEFASELLIKALIHDSKMEHVPVSLYPDKEGRIPHLKTWRDGMRHLLRILFYGPHLFERTGLSLFVFFWIQLLIGFFAGKVLSIAGMNLYGIHSMVFFSFLSILGLSLWGTGLLIATKQPRISKIYQTILDMEEDRLFFVLLSGLGIISLAIVWIFLQWKKSGFIFINFEREFIVATNLSLTLLIFGLQAVTAHIMKRD; translated from the coding sequence ATGAAGAAGCCGTCAGTTAGTTTTGTTATTCCTTGTTTAAATGAAGAAAAAACTCTTCCGTATGTTCTAGAAAAGTTGGTGAAAGTAAAAAAAGACCACTCAAAGGAAATGGAAATCGAAATTTTGGTTTCTGATAACGGTAGTACGGATCGTTCCGTAACCATTGCTAAAAAGTTTGGAGCAAGAGTTGCCCCAGCAAAAGAAAGAGGGTATGGAGCCGCTCTTGATTCGGGAATTCGTAATGCCAAGGGAGATATTATTGTTTTTGCGGATGCAGATGATACATATGATTTTTTGGAATCGCCAGCCCTCATTCGTAAATTAGTTGAGGGAAATTTTGATATGGTGATCGGATCACGATTAGATGGAGAAATCCATAAGGGTGCAATGCCTTTTTTACATCGTTATTTGGGAACACCTGTCATCAATTGGATTATTAATTTATTATATTCTAAAAAATTTAAGATTCGTGATAGTAATTCCGGTTTTCGATGTTTTCGAAAGGATAAATATTTATCTTGGGATATTAAAAGTAAGGGAATGGAGTTCGCTTCAGAACTATTAATTAAGGCACTAATCCATGATTCAAAAATGGAACATGTTCCCGTCTCCTTATATCCAGACAAAGAAGGAAGAATTCCTCATTTAAAAACTTGGAGAGATGGAATGCGCCATCTTTTGCGTATCCTTTTTTATGGCCCGCATTTGTTTGAAAGAACAGGTCTCAGTTTATTCGTATTTTTTTGGATTCAGTTATTGATAGGTTTTTTTGCAGGAAAGGTACTATCAATCGCTGGAATGAATTTATATGGAATTCATTCCATGGTCTTTTTTTCTTTTTTATCAATTCTTGGTTTGAGTCTATGGGGAACGGGCCTTCTGATCGCCACAAAACAACCAAGAATCAGTAAGATTTATCAAACCATTTTAGACATGGAAGAAGATCGTCTCTTTTTTGTTCTTTTGAGCGGGTTAGGAATCATAAGCCTTGCCATTGTTTGGATTTTTTTGCAGTGGAAAAAATCGGGATTTATTTTTATCAACTTTGAAAGAGAATTTATTGTGGCAACAAACCTTAGTCTAACTCTTTTGATTTTTGGACTACAGGCAGTGACAGCTCATATTATGAAACGGGATTAA